The following is a genomic window from Myxococcales bacterium.
GCAGCTTCACTCATGAGAACTGCTACGAAAAATTTTGGCAAGGAAAATCAATCGACTTTTGCACTCAACCCTGAAGTTTCATTGGTAAAGCTCGATCTTGATGTTTATCAAAGTAAAAATGAAAATTCTCTGCTGCTCAGTCGCGCGCTTTATCTGGAAAATATGCTTCAAATTGTGCCGAGTCTTATTCCTGCTCAAGGCTATATTTCCAGTAATTTCGGTGTAAGAATCGATCCTTTCAGTAAGAAAAGAAGGCGTCATGATGGTATTGATATTGCAGGAGCTCTTGGAACTCCCATCCATTCACCTGCTGACGGCGTTGTGATCAGGGCAAATTATCACAGAGATTTTGGCAAAAAAGTTGAGATTAGGCATCCTTCTGGTTTTGTTACTCGTTTTGCTCACATGAAAGAATTGATGGTGTTAAATGGACAGCATGTGAAGCAAGGAGAGATCATCGGGCTTTTGGGAAATACCGGAAAACGATGTCGAGGAGCTCATCTGCATTATGAGGTTCAACAGGGAAATAAAAAAATTAACCCCAAAAATTTTATGTTGGCACA
Proteins encoded in this region:
- a CDS encoding M23 family metallopeptidase, whose protein sequence is MGINFRTINFLSRYFLYAIVFFLTLITIIQSVSLNKKNIYIKNLLKENSALREKIEWIDTRVAQLHESQDEIRSFQSQIASKLNAIDNLTAIKLAASLMRTATKNFGKENQSTFALNPEVSLVKLDLDVYQSKNENSLLLSRALYLENMLQIVPSLIPAQGYISSNFGVRIDPFSKKRRRHDGIDIAGALGTPIHSPADGVVIRANYHRDFGKKVEIRHPSGFVTRFAHMKELMVLNGQHVKQGEIIGLLGNTGKRCRGAHLHYEVQQGNKKINPKNFMLAQPSKKNV